One Cucurbita pepo subsp. pepo cultivar mu-cu-16 chromosome LG09, ASM280686v2, whole genome shotgun sequence DNA window includes the following coding sequences:
- the LOC111801554 gene encoding uncharacterized protein LOC111801554: MLQFPAFMTQYPWSTRTIPTSFLLPSQWPQPQNEELLLAMEESDFEEKCNEIRKTNSNLVVIGKMTADNDKEDIEAEDDDADNAEESEAEEFEQETG; encoded by the exons ATGCTGCAGTTTCCGGCGTTCATGACCCAGTACCCTTGGTCCACGAGGACTATTCCGACGTCGTTTTTACTGCCGTCTCAGTGGCCCCAACCTCAAAACGAAGAGCTGCTGCTCGCCATGGAAGAGTctgattttgaagaaaag TGCAATGAAATCAGGAAGACAAACAGCAACCTGGTGGTGATTGGCAAAATGACTGCTGATAACGATAAGGAAGACATAGAGGCAGAAGATGACGATGCCGACAATGCTGAGGAATCCGAGGCTGAAGAATTTGAGCAGGAAACTGGTTAA
- the LOC111801365 gene encoding 60S ribosomal protein L27a-3-like, whose product MTTRFKKNRKKRGHVSAGHGRIGKHRKHPGGRGNAGGMHHHRILFDKYHPGYFGKVGMRYFHKLRNKFYCPIVNVDKLWSLVPQEVKDKASKDNVPLIDVTQFGYFKVLGKGGLPENQPVVVKAKLISKIAEKKIKENGGAVVLTA is encoded by the coding sequence ATGACGACCCGCTTCAagaagaacaggaagaagCGCGGTCACGTGAGCGCCGGTCATGGTCGTATCGGCAAGCACCGTAAGCATCCTGGTGGTCGTGGTAACGCCGGAGGTATGCACCACCACAGAATCCTCTTCGACAAATACCATCCTGGTTATTTCGGCAAAGTTGGAATGAGGTACTTCCACAAGCTCCGAAACAAATTCTATTGCCCCATTGTAAACGTCGACAAGCTCTGGTCTCTCGTACCTCAAGAAGTCAAGGACAAGGCTTCTAAGGATAACGTCCCTTTGATTGATGTTACTCAGTTTgggtatttcaaagttttgGGCAAAGGAGGTTTGCCTGAGAATCAGCCCGTCGTTGTGAAAGCCAAGCTCATCTCCAAAATTGCCGAGAAGAAGatcaaagaaaatggtggTGCGGTTGTCCTTACGGCTTAG
- the LOC111801955 gene encoding uncharacterized protein LOC111801955 isoform X1: protein MAAAVPPPPAAEEEGAILNEFTPPILLADKILKLAQEAVSSRQECVHIAQQVDEIYRKLQATVRLISTTTQPLYERPIRRIVADVTKNLERALNFVSKCRHSGFLRQVFSMTTIADFRKVSGLLESSIGDMKWLISIFDPDGSVGLPPIASNDPTLAYIWPNIATIQMGSIKNLEAANQLTLLTRGNDRNQKIVVEEGGVPPLLKLLKDYASPDAQISAANVLINVASVPERVKSILDVLGVPIIVQALNHSSMRVQIVVANLVSQMAELSSLAQEEFARENVTKPLVTCLSIDMVLDDPKVHLGKSSFHSVVEIKKELVGRASDSSLNLNSSSGSCSSYSDGSSRGGHQRKEKEVDMVLDDPKVHLGKSSFHSVVEIKKELVGRASDSSLNLNSSSGSCSSYSDGSSRGGHQRKEKEVDMVLDDPKVHLGKSSFHSVVEIKKELDGRASNSSLNLNSSSGSCSSYSDGSSRGGHQRKEKEVESSEVKLQLKVNCAEALWRLSKGSISNSQKITETKGLLCMAKIIESEEGDLQYNCLMTVMEVTAVAESKPDFRHVAFKITSLAPKAILYQLSRLIQEQRDPRLQVPAIKSIGSLARIFPAKESQIIDLLVMQMKSINMDVALEAVVALGKFACLENYNCIAHSKSIIEFDGVPPLMKLLRQNEAAQVPGLKLLCYLALSAGNSKALEEAHALNEMKRMARLVFAHTDLHELYSKAIHHLTLYQAGAHHIHRHHFSP from the coding sequence ATGGCTGCCGCCGTTCCTCCGCCTCCTGCCgctgaagaagaaggagcAATTCTTAATGAATTTACACCTCCGATTTTGTTAGCTGATAAGATTTTGAAATTGGCCCAAGAAGCGGTTTCTTCGAGGCAAGAATGCGTTCACATAGCCCAACAAGTCGACGAAATTTACCGGAAGCTTCAAGCCACCGTTCGCCTGATCTCCACCACCACGCAGCCGCTCTACGAGCGCCCAATTCGCCGGATCGTGGCCGATGTAACGAAGAATCTCGAACGTGCTTTGAACTTCGTCAGCAAATGCCGCCATAGTGGGTTTCTCAGGCAAGTTTTCTCCATGACCACCATTGCAGATTTCCGTAAGGTTTCAGGTCTTCTCGAGTCTTCAATCGGCGATATGAAATGgcttatttccatttttgatCCCGATGGCTCTGTTGGGTTGCCTCCGATTGCGAGTAACGACCCAACTTTAGCTTATATTTGGCCTAATATTGCCACAATCCAAATGGGTTCGATTAAGAATCTCGAAGCTGCCAATCAGTTAACGTTACTCACTCGTGGGAACGATCGGAATCAGAAAATCGTGGTGGAGGAAGGCGGCGTTCCGCCATTGCTTAAATTACTTAAGGATTATGCTTCCCCTGATGCTCAAATTTCTGCTGCTAATGTTCTTATTAATGTTGCTTCTGTTCCTGAAAGGGTTAAATCCATTTTGGATGTTCTTGGGGTTCCGATTATTGTTCAAGCTCTTAATCATTCCTCCATGAGGGTTCAAATTGTTGTGGCGAATTTGGTTTCGCAAATGGCTGAACTTAGCTCTCTTGCTCAAGAGGAGTTTGCTAGAGAGAATGTTACTAAACCTTTGGTTACTTGTTTGTCTATTGATATGGTTTTGGATGATCCTAAAGTTCATTTGGGGAAGAGTAGTTTTCATTCTGTGGTTGAGATAAAGAAGGAGCTTGTTGGGAGAGCTTCGGATAGTTCGCTGAATTTGAATTCGTCGTCGGGTTCGTGTTCTTCGTATTCTGATGGTAGTAGCAGAGGAGGCCAtcagaggaaggagaaagaagttGATATGGTTTTGGATGATCCTAAAGTTCATTTGGGGAAGAGTAGTTTTCATTCTGTGGTTGAGATAAAGAAGGAGCTTGTTGGGAGAGCTTCGGATAGTTCGCTGAATTTGAATTCGTCGTCGGGTTCGTGTTCTTCGTATTCTGATGGTAGTAGCAGAGGAGGCCAtcagaggaaggagaaagaagttGATATGGTTTTGGATGATCCTAAAGTTCATTTGGGGAAGAGTAGTTTTCATTCTGTGGTTGAGATAAAGAAGGAGCTTGATGGGAGAGCTTCAAATAGTTCACTGAATTTGAATTCGTCGTCGGGTTCGTGTTCTTCGTATTCTGATGGTAGTAGCAGAGGAGGCCAtcagaggaaggagaaagaagttGAGAGCTCTGAAGTTAAGCTTCAGCTTAAGGTGAATTGTGCTGAAGCTCTATGGAGACTCTCGAAAGGGAGCATTTCGAATAGTCAAAAGATCACGGAGACGAAAGGGTTGTTGTGTATGGCGAAGATTATCGAGAGTGAAGAAGGGGATTTGCAATACAATTGCTTGATGACAGTGATGGAGGTAACGGCTGTTGCAGAATCGAAGCCAGACTTTAGACATGTTGCGTTTAAGATCACTTCGCTCGCTCCGAAAGCGATTCTGTATCAACTTTCGAGATTGATTCAAGAGCAACGTGATCCGAGGTTGCAAGTTCCCGCAATCAAATCGATCGGTTCTCTTGCGAGGATTTTTCCTGCTAAGGAATCACAGATTATCGATCTTTTGGTTATGCAGATGAAGAGTATAAACATGGACGTAGCCTTGGAGGCAGTCGTTGCGTTAGGGAAGTTTGCTTGCCTCGAAAATTATAACTGCATAGCACATTCGAAGTCGATTATCGAGTTTGATGGCGTTCCTCCTCTAATGAAACTTTTAAGACAAAACGAGGCTGCTCAAGTACCTGGCTTAAAGCTGCTATGTTATCTTGCACTGAGTGCAGGCAATAGCAAGGCTTTAGAGGAGGCTCATGCCTTGAATGAGATGAAGAGGATGGCTCGTCTCGTTTTCGCTCACACCGACTTGCACGAGTTGTATTCCAAAGCCATACACCACCTTACTCTTTATCAGGCTGGAGCTCATCATATCCACAGGCACCACTTTTCACCCTGA
- the LOC111801955 gene encoding uncharacterized protein LOC111801955 isoform X2: MAAAVPPPPAAEEEGAILNEFTPPILLADKILKLAQEAVSSRQECVHIAQQVDEIYRKLQATVRLISTTTQPLYERPIRRIVADVTKNLERALNFVSKCRHSGFLRQVFSMTTIADFRKVSGLLESSIGDMKWLISIFDPDGSVGLPPIASNDPTLAYIWPNIATIQMGSIKNLEAANQLTLLTRGNDRNQKIVVEEGGVPPLLKLLKDYASPDAQISAANVLINVASVPERVKSILDVLGVPIIVQALNHSSMRVQIVVANLVSQMAELSSLAQEEFARENVTKPLVTCLSIDMVLDDPKVHLGKSSFHSVVEIKKELVGRASDSSLNLNSSSGSCSSYSDGSSRGGHQRKEKEVDMVLDDPKVHLGKSSFHSVVEIKKELDGRASNSSLNLNSSSGSCSSYSDGSSRGGHQRKEKEVESSEVKLQLKVNCAEALWRLSKGSISNSQKITETKGLLCMAKIIESEEGDLQYNCLMTVMEVTAVAESKPDFRHVAFKITSLAPKAILYQLSRLIQEQRDPRLQVPAIKSIGSLARIFPAKESQIIDLLVMQMKSINMDVALEAVVALGKFACLENYNCIAHSKSIIEFDGVPPLMKLLRQNEAAQVPGLKLLCYLALSAGNSKALEEAHALNEMKRMARLVFAHTDLHELYSKAIHHLTLYQAGAHHIHRHHFSP, translated from the exons ATGGCTGCCGCCGTTCCTCCGCCTCCTGCCgctgaagaagaaggagcAATTCTTAATGAATTTACACCTCCGATTTTGTTAGCTGATAAGATTTTGAAATTGGCCCAAGAAGCGGTTTCTTCGAGGCAAGAATGCGTTCACATAGCCCAACAAGTCGACGAAATTTACCGGAAGCTTCAAGCCACCGTTCGCCTGATCTCCACCACCACGCAGCCGCTCTACGAGCGCCCAATTCGCCGGATCGTGGCCGATGTAACGAAGAATCTCGAACGTGCTTTGAACTTCGTCAGCAAATGCCGCCATAGTGGGTTTCTCAGGCAAGTTTTCTCCATGACCACCATTGCAGATTTCCGTAAGGTTTCAGGTCTTCTCGAGTCTTCAATCGGCGATATGAAATGgcttatttccatttttgatCCCGATGGCTCTGTTGGGTTGCCTCCGATTGCGAGTAACGACCCAACTTTAGCTTATATTTGGCCTAATATTGCCACAATCCAAATGGGTTCGATTAAGAATCTCGAAGCTGCCAATCAGTTAACGTTACTCACTCGTGGGAACGATCGGAATCAGAAAATCGTGGTGGAGGAAGGCGGCGTTCCGCCATTGCTTAAATTACTTAAGGATTATGCTTCCCCTGATGCTCAAATTTCTGCTGCTAATGTTCTTATTAATGTTGCTTCTGTTCCTGAAAGGGTTAAATCCATTTTGGATGTTCTTGGGGTTCCGATTATTGTTCAAGCTCTTAATCATTCCTCCATGAGGGTTCAAATTGTTGTGGCGAATTTGGTTTCGCAAATGGCTGAACTTAGCTCTCTTGCTCAAGAGGAGTTTGCTAGAGAGAATGTTACTAAACCTTTGGTTACTTGTTTGTCTATTGATATG GTTTTGGATGATCCTAAAGTTCATTTGGGGAAGAGTAGTTTTCATTCTGTGGTTGAGATAAAGAAGGAGCTTGTTGGGAGAGCTTCGGATAGTTCGCTGAATTTGAATTCGTCGTCGGGTTCGTGTTCTTCGTATTCTGATGGTAGTAGCAGAGGAGGCCAtcagaggaaggagaaagaagttGATATGGTTTTGGATGATCCTAAAGTTCATTTGGGGAAGAGTAGTTTTCATTCTGTGGTTGAGATAAAGAAGGAGCTTGATGGGAGAGCTTCAAATAGTTCACTGAATTTGAATTCGTCGTCGGGTTCGTGTTCTTCGTATTCTGATGGTAGTAGCAGAGGAGGCCAtcagaggaaggagaaagaagttGAGAGCTCTGAAGTTAAGCTTCAGCTTAAGGTGAATTGTGCTGAAGCTCTATGGAGACTCTCGAAAGGGAGCATTTCGAATAGTCAAAAGATCACGGAGACGAAAGGGTTGTTGTGTATGGCGAAGATTATCGAGAGTGAAGAAGGGGATTTGCAATACAATTGCTTGATGACAGTGATGGAGGTAACGGCTGTTGCAGAATCGAAGCCAGACTTTAGACATGTTGCGTTTAAGATCACTTCGCTCGCTCCGAAAGCGATTCTGTATCAACTTTCGAGATTGATTCAAGAGCAACGTGATCCGAGGTTGCAAGTTCCCGCAATCAAATCGATCGGTTCTCTTGCGAGGATTTTTCCTGCTAAGGAATCACAGATTATCGATCTTTTGGTTATGCAGATGAAGAGTATAAACATGGACGTAGCCTTGGAGGCAGTCGTTGCGTTAGGGAAGTTTGCTTGCCTCGAAAATTATAACTGCATAGCACATTCGAAGTCGATTATCGAGTTTGATGGCGTTCCTCCTCTAATGAAACTTTTAAGACAAAACGAGGCTGCTCAAGTACCTGGCTTAAAGCTGCTATGTTATCTTGCACTGAGTGCAGGCAATAGCAAGGCTTTAGAGGAGGCTCATGCCTTGAATGAGATGAAGAGGATGGCTCGTCTCGTTTTCGCTCACACCGACTTGCACGAGTTGTATTCCAAAGCCATACACCACCTTACTCTTTATCAGGCTGGAGCTCATCATATCCACAGGCACCACTTTTCACCCTGA
- the LOC111801956 gene encoding transcription factor MYB86-like, giving the protein MGRHSCCLKQKLRKGLWSPEEDEKLFNYITRFGVGCWSSVPKLAGLQRCGKSCRLRWINYLRPDLKRGMFSQQEEDLIISLHEVLGNRWAQIAAQLPGRTDNEIKNFWNSSLKKKLMKQGIDPNTHKPLIKEIKEKKIFEDKEFTQIPPVPGLSGGISAIPTQNPAFLIGGAEYYDGGMTAPPHRDHFLNKQALDSLCFFEFQTGLDSNFGFNSVPSLTNSDHGSLSGTEFSDNSGGFYMNNNNNNRVDNSTLCSWENENKLESFFQIHVDNHNNVVKSEELKTVTGSSVVDGQLIQSRSSVDFSSYPLTSLTQAIVGGNFDVFHHL; this is encoded by the exons ATGGGACGCCATTCTTGCTGTCTGAAGCAGAAACTAAGGAAAGGCCTCTGGTCGCCGGAGGAAGACGAAAAGCTCTTCAATTACATCACTAGATTCGGCGTTGGCTGCTGGAGTTCTGTCCCAAAACTTGCTG GTTTGCAGAGATGTGGGAAGAGCTGTCGGCTGCGGTGGATTAACTACTTGAGGCCTGATTTGAAGCGAGGAATGTTCTCCCAACAAGAAGAGGATCTCATTATAAGTCTCCACGAAGTGTTGGGAAACAG ATGGGCACAAATTGCGGCGCAGTTACCAGGAAGAACAGACAATGAAATCAAGAATTTTTGGAATTCAAGTTTGAAAAAGAAGCTAATGAAGCAAGGAATTGATCCGAACACTCACAAACCTTTGATCAAAGAGattaaagagaagaaaatcttCGAAGACAAGGAATTCACCCAAATCCCACCGGTTCCAGGACTTTCCGGCGGCATCTCCGCCATACCCACTCAAAATCCAGCATTTCTCATCGGCGGTGCTGAGTACTACGACGGCGGAATGACGGCGCCGCCACACCGTGACCATTTCTTAAACAAACAAGCCCTTGATTCCCTCTGTTTTTTCGAGTTCCAAACAGGGCTAGACTCGAATTTCGGGTTCAATTCAGTGCCGAGTTTGACAAATTCCGACCATGGGAGCTTGTCGGGGACAGAATTCTCCGACAATTCTGGAGGATTCTAcatgaacaacaacaacaacaacagagTGGATAATTCGACACTTTGTTCGTGGGAAAACGAGAATAAATTGGAGAGTTTTTTCCAGATTCATGTGGATAATCATAATAATGTGGTGAAGTCCGAGGAATTGAAGACAGTAACAGGAAGTTCAGTGGTTGATGGGCAGCTGATTCAGAGTCGAAGCTCAGTAGATTTCAGTAGCTATCCATTAACGTCACTGACACAAGCCATTGTTGGAGGCAACTTTGATGTCTTCCACCATTTGTGA